GACGTCCACACAGGAGAGACTACGGAGAGATGGGAACATCGGAAGACGAAACCTCACGATATATAAGCGCTGCCTCTGCAGCCGGAATCGGATCTCCACGTGCATTTCCCTGCATGCACAGGAAGATTCTGCCACAGTGCCAGCACCAAGAATGCTTTTTCCCAATTGGTGAACCGTTACTACCGTACCACGAGCTTCCGGCTTATCGCTCCAAAATGACGGCCTCGAGTCTTGAGGCAATGTAAAGCCTGCCCTCAGGATCACCTATTTCCAAGAATCTATTCACAAGAGGGTCGGAAAAAACTTCGCTTTCTATTTCGCCGTTCCTCGATGTTGTATGTCTTGTCAGACAGTCAAACGATGCGCCGCACTCAGAACGGCGCGCTCTCACGTACCTTCAATTCCCTAATGAGTTGGAGCGCATCATCAGCAAAAAGGAGAGCTTGTGGACCCGACAGGGGCATGTCGCCTTTGATAATTTCGAGTTCAACAACGACCTTGGCAAGCGCTTTTCCTAAGAGGTCCACCTGTACGCGCAGGATCTCAGAATCGCCGTCGTCTTTCCGCGTGGAGCGGGCGGCAGACGGGATAAGGGTGTAAAAGGTAGCAAGGAACCTTTTCGCTACTTTCTCTTTCAGTCCAACTCGTCGCCCATTCCTTTTGTCTTTGTAGGGACAACCGTTCGGAGTTAGGACGTCTCGGTCCTCGTCAATGAATGAAACAAGCGCCTTCGCGGCTTGCAGTCTGGCACGTTCCAACAGAATTTGTTCGTCTTGCATCAAATTTCCTTGTCTGATTGATCTATCGGCTGGAGATGTTAGGGCATTCAGGACTACTTCCATCTCTCCGCGACCCGCGAAGGCCGCCTGGTGGACGTCTATCTGATAACCGCGCCCAACGGCAAGCCCCCGGCACATCCCGATCCAAACGCCCCCGAGAGCGTAGGGGGTGTTGCGTGGGGATCGGCGGGCAACATCGATGAGAACCACGGCATGCTCTGGCCGGCCGGAATCAACGCTGTGCGTAGCATCGACCTCATCAACGGCACGGTCGACGACTTCTGCCACATGCTTGAACAGGGCCTTGATCAACCGCTAATCAACGAAACCCATCTTGACGGTAAGTTCGATTTTCAGGTCAGAGCTGACGAAGGCCAGCAAAACAACTTCACCGAACGCCTCCGCACTCAGCTAAACC
This Tunturibacter gelidoferens DNA region includes the following protein-coding sequences:
- a CDS encoding DUF3738 domain-containing protein; the encoded protein is MDVYLITAPNGKPPAHPDPNAPESVGGVAWGSAGNIDENHGMLWPAGINAVRSIDLINGTVDDFCHMLEQGLDQPLINETHLDGKFDFQVRADEGQQNNFTERLRTQLNLVVTPAQRRVEMLVFTPQ